CTGGGGGCAGCACCGCAAAGGAAGATGAGGTGTACCAGCCTGGTGGTTGGCTCAGAGCAGGCCGGGGCTGAGCTTCATCAGCTGGATGTCGAGTTAATTGACTCTCAGATACTCACAGTGAAGCGTCCGCTCTTGTTGGAGCATGCAAAAAGACGAGGGGGGTGAGCATCCATCTTCTTGTCCTTCAGCCGGGGAGAGGTACGGTAAGGAGCTTTTCCACCCAAAGCTGCCcagaaattatctgaaaaagagaaagtggtACTGATGCCTCGACTGTTCACGGAAACCACAGCGGCAGTATGGTTTGGGTAGGGCTTGAAGCGCTCTTCTATGTCAGAAAGTCCCAAAGACCCACAACCATGAGTGCGCTGTTAAACATAATGAAGACGCTTTGGAGAAGCCCCTCTCTGCCTATGTCCGCGTTCCCTTGTTCTGAGAGACAAGAGAATATCCATTAAGTAATGACTGCGAGTGTGCAGCTACACAGAAATGATCTCGGGCTCTGCTGGGCCTCCCTCACCTGGCTCTCTGCCCTCAGAAACCTGCACTGGGCGAGCTCCCAGTGTCTTCAGCAGCTCTTGTGCTCCTGATTTCTCAGCATCGCTGGCTCCTTGGCCCACCCACAGGTAAGCAGCAGAGGGAGTTTTCAGGACAAAGGCATCGTTGGAGTTCAGCTGACTGGCAGCAGGATCCAGCTGAAAAGAGCGAACGTTGCACATGTCAGATGAGATCCTCCCGTACACAGAGCccattatttcagaataaacatCAGTACCCGTCGTTGAATAAACTGCAACAAGATATTCCATGCAAGCGGGTCAGGGTATGCGACATGTATAAGATTGTGTATTTGCCTGTATCTGAGTCATGAGTTTTAATCATATGAGAAGAGTAAATGTGTGTAATGTGCGTAACCTGCAGATACCTCTGACCTACGGCAAGGATGCTTGACCTGTCATTTTGCCAGTCTTTATGGTTACAACAGAAGATTTCGGAGCCTGCTGGGGAGACCACTGCTGAGCAATAGCCCTGCTGCTCAGGCTGATGAATCATTAACATCATTTCCTCTGTGTCAACAAGGACATGCTATCTTGAAGCTAGAGACCTAAAACAGACATAAAACAGTGCTGCTGCCCCACCTGTAGCTGTTAACTGGGATTTAGTCTCTCTTTTGTTGTCGCATGGGGAGGGGTTGTGTGCCTTTTCTGAGGAAGGAGTAGGGCTCTTAACCTACATCCTGGCACAAGTTCTATTTGCATACACGGTATTTAGCGCTTTGTCTTTAACGCTGCTGTCACACAGGCTTAGAACAAGTCACAATGGCCAGATCCTAATGGTTTCCAGCAGTTTGAGAAGCATAATAGTACGCAGGGTGCGGCATCTAGCAGGGGCTTAAGAGAAAACAGCTTAAATATAGTCAAGGTGACGTAAACTAATTAGAAAATAATGATTATCACTACTTAATCCATGGGAAAAGAGGAATCTTTTACCAGTTGGTAAACTTTTCAAAGTGTGTTCCAGGTTTCATCACAAAGCTCAGTttggcccttgtcctgtccaAAAGGATCATGTTCCCATCACAGCCTATGTGTACGACATGAAGGGTGGCTCCTTCCACATACCTCCACCGCTCTGGTCGCTCCCGAGGTGCTGGATCGGACCTGGAACAGCCGCGTTTCTGCAGGTGCTGTCTGGCCACCTTCCCGAGAGGTTCCACCCTTGTAAACAATCAAGGGCTTTCCACCGAACATGCTCATCAGATGAGGTGGCTCTTTTCCTTGCACTACTCGTttctagagaaaaagaaacctgcTGTGAGTTTTAAGCTGATGCTGAGGAGTAGCACAAGATACACTAGAAATGGCCTTTACAACCATCCTCCCAGGTGGAACATTTGTGTAGCACCCAGCTGGTGGCAGAAGCTTAGCTATTGCCTCCCGCACAAAACCAGAACTTGTTTAAACAGTCCGTTTTTGACAGTTTGGTgatttggacttgatgaccctagaggtcttttccaaccttaatgattctaaaCAGCTCTCACAGCTGCCTCTGGCACAGAGGTAACAAGTGAGAGCCGTAAAAACCCTCCTATCTCATACTGGCCACCCATAAAACTTCCTTGCGTAATAGCCGGAGCGTAGGTTAGGCCTGCAGCCACTCCGTAACGCCTGCGCCGCAGCTGGAGGCTGCCACTACGTGACTGGGTTTCCCCACTGCCAGTTGGTAGCACATAAATAACCGATCTCTGTATACGTTATTTATTCCCACAGTGTTGGGGTTGGTGCATTggctgggtttgggtttttaccTGCACGGGGCTGCCCCCCAGCTCCTCGTCCAGCTGGACTGTGAGGAATGCCGAGGTGGCGATTTCATCCTGAGTGGAATGGGCGCCCTGCCTGAAGACAAGGCAaaatttgagttttatttccagCCCTTTCCCCTCCCGCACACACACACCTTACAGAGACCAAGAAGGGGCAAAGAAAACCTCTGTTACCAAACCTCTGCAGCACTCGTTCAACATGAAGGAGAAATTCATTACCCTATATTGTAACACAGTGATTACAGAGGGAGATACGAACATTTTCTAGATAACAAGCACAGATTCTTTAGTATCTTCATGCCAATCTGCCGCTATCTTTCTAGCGGCTAGTTTAAAAACATGCCTGTTGGTGCTGTTATCAGGAACCACACGTGCAGCCCCTATCCAGGCTGCATCCTTTCTGGTTTCAGTTAGGCAGCTTGCCCGTGCCCTCTCTGCTCGCTGACGAGCAGTAAGAACAACACTGTGAGACTGCCTGCTGAAAAACTCCTATTTAAGGGCATGGTCTGGGAACTCTAACAGTCACAAGCCACCAGTCGAGGTGGCAAAGTATCAAAAATTAGTTACAGTGGTTTCGGAAGACGTAGGAACTCTGCAAAAAAAGACCTAGAGCTTgatccaaaaaagaaaaaaaaaaaagtaaaataaaaaaactagCACAGTAATTCCCCCCATTGTCCCACTTCAAACAAAACATTCCAGTTTTGTTTGCAAGGGGAGGGTATCCAGGGTGAAATTTTATCTCCTGAGGATCCTGTTAGCAGGAACCAGCAGTGATCCCGTTTCAAAGTGGGCTCTCAGCCCCACGTAGCCCCAGCATTTCCTGACTTGCATCAGGAAAACTTTCTTACCAAGTGTAAATAATCTGTCCCTGTTTTCCGCCATGCTGGTAATTGTACAAGATGATATAGCTATCCCCTCCGTAGAACTGGCCGTACGTCGAAGGATCCACTGGCACTTTCTCTGAGCCTTCTATTCTCCATAtctggaaaaggagaggagCAGAAATATTCCAAGTTCAACAGAATAGGCAGACTTTCCTGACAGAGCTCCTGGtccattttcttcccagatTCAGCCTCCCAGAACTTGCGGTCCTGCAGCCCCACCTTCTGGGGAACGCCGCGGGGAGCCTGGCGTTCCACAGCCCGCGGCCAGGCCGGGAAGCAGCGCACACTGCGCTTTCCTATCACGAGCTCACGAACCTTGGTCGGATTCATCTGAGCTGTCAGAACCACTGGAGAAAACACGAGTCAGGCTACCAGCACCGCTGCCCATTTTACACCTGACATGATTGTTCCAATTTCTCTCAGAGAGTCAGGAACAGAGCTTTTAGGCTTTACTGGGGACTTCTGAGACATCGGTTGGGTGGGGCCTTTGTGGGCTTTTGGACAGGACTCGGCCCTTTCAAGgcctcctccaccaccacttCTGAGTGCAAATGCACACATGCAGGTGTGATATAGGTGCTGTGAGACAATCACCCACCACATGGCTGACGCAACAGCTAGAAtagcagggaggaagaggaatgagaaagaagtCTGGGTCCACACTGCTGGCTGAAGAATTGCCCCCAGAGAGATTCTGGGGTCAAAATTAACAGCTCATCTACACCACTTAGCTGCAAGGCTCTCAAGACCCTGCTGGTATTTCTAGTGTTAAAAATTCCCCCAGCTTTTATAAAACTGCAGTGTTGATGATCCTCAGGCCTCCAGTTGTCTCGTTGCTTTTGCAGGATGCCATCAAGTGGCAAAGAAAATTCCGGAAACCTTCCCAAAGGGATTCCAACACTGCTCACCTGTTTCCGGCCAGAGCCATCATCCTCCATTCCATGCTGGGCAGCCATGGCCTTGGAGGTGTGCAGAGTGGCAGCATCGAAGGGTACCTTCTCGATCTTGGCAACATGACCAGAAACATAAGCCTGTCCCAGTCCTTCTGTCTGGTCCTTGTCCCgccagttcttgaagaattgcTTGAACAAAGGTGTCTCACCACTCTCAGGGAGGACTTGGACCTGCAACAAATGAGGCGGCCCAtcaggagcagctgcagctgcccccatCCCACACAGCTCCAGCTCTGGCTGCTCCTTGCTTCATGTAAGcagacagagaactggctggtACAACCCTTCTGAGGTCACAGCAGTGAAACGCTTGGTGCCAAGATGTGCTGTTAAGGTCTCACTGACACCATCATCAGAGACACAGCGATCAACAGAACCTCCAGCTATTACCATACGGGGCAGATCTTTTCCCAGAGAAAAGACACATCACAAAGCAcctgttttctgctgcttgtgACCACTAGGTTGAAGGGATCTGCTTCTTTCAAGCCAGTGTTATTCAATCTTTAAGCCTCTGTGTAACTACACCTGGAAGGTCCATACTATGACAACCAACAATAAGGGTCTCGATACGCTACAGGATGCAGTCAGCCTCAGGTGAGTTCTGAGGAAGGCTGATGGGACATTAAGCCATTAGAATCATCTCCCTAAAAATAGGAAGGGCAAGTTTATCTACGCCTTCTCTTTTCACCCTTTGGAGAAGGTaatggaaaaggtaaaaaagtatctgagaggaaaaaatgttaaatactaGTTGTGTTGGGGTAAATGCTATTTTAAGGACAGTGTTAGCCCAGCAGCCACACAGCCGTATCtccctgcagaagagcagaTCACCCAAAATAGGAGCTACTTGAAGGACCGCTGGCAACACTCGACACGAGCCGTGTTCCAGAGGCAGTGGCCTGTGTGGGAGAAAAGTAACCCCAGTGGTGCCTGGGGGTTGGCCACAGGTGGGCTGCACGTCCTTACCTGGGTATGCTTCGGATAACCCATCTTATCAATGAACTCAGAAGCTGTTTTCAGTGCTGCCTTCTTCTCTTCAGAGTTGGCATTCTTGCCTTTAATGAAAATAGAGAGAAAAGAGgtcaactttttaaaagttctgcATACTCACGGAAGAAACCATCCCAGGTACTTCTGCCTTTTGCAATAGTAGAAGGGCCCAGCCTCCCAGCTAGATGAGGCCAAACAGCAAACGTTCGATCTCTTTTATGCCTTTTGCAATGGCTGAGAGAGCACAATTGCCTTTCTACTCatgaaagtaatttaattttttcttcctggttcCCAGGACTCTCCCTTTAACTCTCTACATCAAAGACCATATACCCCAGCACCTGACATTTCAGATGAGAGTGTTGTTCTGAGACTGTTAATGCTACCCGAACCTGCCCTGAaaagcaccaccaccaccaccaagtGTGTATGCTTCCCACCCAGCTTGAAAGAAACAGGAGTTGGTAACTGGATGAAGATCATCATCAGCTTCACCCACATCTCTATGGTACCTTTCCAAACAAAGATCTTTCCATCTGTGCCGTGGTCCAGAATGAAGCAGTCATCCGTACTCAGGGCCGCCTGGGAGAAGGGGTTCTCATCTGCCACCAGGGAAACTGCCATGTTCCCAGCCCCGTTGGAGACCTGGGATAACAAGCACAGAAGTTAGATAAGGCATCTTCTGTCCCCTCCAGCTTCACGGCAATAGTCCAGAACTCAGGGAGTGGAAGGGAAATCAATTTGAATGCACTGGCTGCTTCAGGCACTATTGTTTCTCAAACAGGATACCTTTGACACGGCaacagacaaaaccataacatTTTCTCTGAAGATTTCAAGTACTTCCAGCAAAGCAGATAGATCAAAGAAAGAATGACCCAAAATGATAAATATCCTTGGTGCACAAGCAGCCAAGAAATATCTTATCAAGGAAACCAACCACTCCCAAGATCTGGAGGGGGTGGTCCTGGTGACTGTGAATAGGCCTCCCAGTGCCAAGTGGGTTGGGTTTAATAGTCCGAGTTCCTGTTCTTACTAAGTATAAAGGTCCACATTACAAACCACCTTGGCAGACATTCACCACATCATTTCGCTACGGCAGCCTCTGGTAGATTCCTCCCAAGAAGTCTTCGACAATCTTCTACGCTTATGCGAGCTGATGGCAAATGTTACCTTCCAAATCATTGCTTCGTCATGCTCACTGGATGTAGAAAGGGGTAGATCCTGGTTCTCAGGCTCACTATTTCTAGTTCTTTCCTGTCATCTTCCTAACACAATGTCTGATAACAcgaagaaaaaaaccctttttttttcccccccatttgTTTCACACTCCGCCTTTCCCTCAAAGATTCCTGGAACGTCCCAGCTGTCTCACTACAGTCAGCAGTGGCGACAAGGACAATACAAAGCATGTGGATATGCAGCGTAAGCAACCATGGTCCATACATACGGCTTCATAAAAAGCTAACAGCGGaatgaggcagcagcaggactcAGGTCAgctcagctcctctctgctATTCCAGCTCCAGCTAATTGCGCAAAGATTCCCAGATAACCATTCTCCACAAGGTTATTTGTCAGAGTTTCGTGTTACCTTATATAGCTTAGCCAGCCTTCTATTGGCTGTATCAATTCTGGTGTCATCAGAAGCACCTGGTGGCAAACTGGGCTTTGGTCCCAGGACctgtaagagagagaaaaaaaattaccagccAGTCCAAGAGAATCTCTCTTCCCCAGATGCTCCAGCCA
The Phalacrocorax carbo chromosome 18, bPhaCar2.1, whole genome shotgun sequence DNA segment above includes these coding regions:
- the GSN gene encoding gelsolin isoform X3, which codes for MVEHAEFLKAGKEPGLQIWRIEKFDLVPVPKNLYGDFFTGDSYLVLNTIRQRNGNLQYDLHFWLGDESSQDERGAAAIFTVQMDDYLQGKAVQHREVQGHESSTFLGYFKSGIKYKAGGVASGFRHVVPNEVTVQRLLQVKGRRAVRATEVPVTWESFNTGDCFILDLGSNIFQWCGSDSNRQERLKATVLAKGIRDNERNGRAKVYVSEEGSEREEMLQVLGPKPSLPPGASDDTRIDTANRRLAKLYKVSNGAGNMAVSLVADENPFSQAALSTDDCFILDHGTDGKIFVWKGKNANSEEKKAALKTASEFIDKMGYPKHTQVQVLPESGETPLFKQFFKNWRDKDQTEGLGQAYVSGHVAKIEKVPFDAATLHTSKAMAAQHGMEDDGSGRKQIWRIEGSEKVPVDPSTYGQFYGGDSYIILYNYQHGGKQGQIIYTWQGAHSTQDEIATSAFLTVQLDEELGGSPVQKRVVQGKEPPHLMSMFGGKPLIVYKGGTSREGGQTAPAETRLFQVRSSTSGATRAVELDPAASQLNSNDAFVLKTPSAAYLWVGQGASDAEKSGAQELLKTLGARPVQVSEGREPDNFWAALGGKAPYRTSPRLKDKKMDAHPPRLFACSNKSGRFTIEEVPGELTQDDLATDDVMLLDTWDQVFVWIGKDAQEEEKTEALKSAKRYIETDPASRDKRTPVTVVKQGFEPPTFSGWFLGWDDDYWSVDPLQRAMADVDV
- the GSN gene encoding gelsolin isoform X2, which translates into the protein MGMTCFKEASLPVSMVEHAEFLKAGKEPGLQIWRIEKFDLVPVPKNLYGDFFTGDSYLVLNTIRQRNGNLQYDLHFWLGDESSQDERGAAAIFTVQMDDYLQGKAVQHREVQGHESSTFLGYFKSGIKYKAGGVASGFRHVVPNEVTVQRLLQVKGRRAVRATEVPVTWESFNTGDCFILDLGSNIFQWCGSDSNRQERLKATVLAKGIRDNERNGRAKVYVSEEGSEREEMLQVLGPKPSLPPGASDDTRIDTANRRLAKLYKVSNGAGNMAVSLVADENPFSQAALSTDDCFILDHGTDGKIFVWKGKNANSEEKKAALKTASEFIDKMGYPKHTQVQVLPESGETPLFKQFFKNWRDKDQTEGLGQAYVSGHVAKIEKVPFDAATLHTSKAMAAQHGMEDDGSGRKQIWRIEGSEKVPVDPSTYGQFYGGDSYIILYNYQHGGKQGQIIYTWQGAHSTQDEIATSAFLTVQLDEELGGSPVQKRVVQGKEPPHLMSMFGGKPLIVYKGGTSREGGQTAPAETRLFQVRSSTSGATRAVELDPAASQLNSNDAFVLKTPSAAYLWVGQGASDAEKSGAQELLKTLGARPVQVSEGREPDNFWAALGGKAPYRTSPRLKDKKMDAHPPRLFACSNKSGRFTIEEVPGELTQDDLATDDVMLLDTWDQVFVWIGKDAQEEEKTEALKSAKRYIETDPASRDKRTPVTVVKQGFEPPTFSGWFLGWDDDYWSVDPLQRAMADVDV
- the GSN gene encoding gelsolin isoform X1, coding for MGKQTFNYIFLTIFCTMALKLNCVSSMSVAGLGYVVTAAVVLSAVPVSMVEHAEFLKAGKEPGLQIWRIEKFDLVPVPKNLYGDFFTGDSYLVLNTIRQRNGNLQYDLHFWLGDESSQDERGAAAIFTVQMDDYLQGKAVQHREVQGHESSTFLGYFKSGIKYKAGGVASGFRHVVPNEVTVQRLLQVKGRRAVRATEVPVTWESFNTGDCFILDLGSNIFQWCGSDSNRQERLKATVLAKGIRDNERNGRAKVYVSEEGSEREEMLQVLGPKPSLPPGASDDTRIDTANRRLAKLYKVSNGAGNMAVSLVADENPFSQAALSTDDCFILDHGTDGKIFVWKGKNANSEEKKAALKTASEFIDKMGYPKHTQVQVLPESGETPLFKQFFKNWRDKDQTEGLGQAYVSGHVAKIEKVPFDAATLHTSKAMAAQHGMEDDGSGRKQIWRIEGSEKVPVDPSTYGQFYGGDSYIILYNYQHGGKQGQIIYTWQGAHSTQDEIATSAFLTVQLDEELGGSPVQKRVVQGKEPPHLMSMFGGKPLIVYKGGTSREGGQTAPAETRLFQVRSSTSGATRAVELDPAASQLNSNDAFVLKTPSAAYLWVGQGASDAEKSGAQELLKTLGARPVQVSEGREPDNFWAALGGKAPYRTSPRLKDKKMDAHPPRLFACSNKSGRFTIEEVPGELTQDDLATDDVMLLDTWDQVFVWIGKDAQEEEKTEALKSAKRYIETDPASRDKRTPVTVVKQGFEPPTFSGWFLGWDDDYWSVDPLQRAMADVDV